Within the Prochlorococcus sp. MIT 1300 genome, the region GCTGCTTTCCTTCGCATTCATGGAATCACTCACCATTTATGGCCTTGTGGTTGCATTGGTACTGCTCTTTGCTAATCCCTTTGCAGGTTGAGATACCTAATCAGGCTTTGGAGTTTTTTCTGGTAAATGTTTTTACTAGAGCTAACTCCAAACCTGATGAGTATTCATCCTCCTCAAGGGGCCTAGGCCGCTTTAAGGCTTGTTTTCACCAATAAAACCCTCGCAAATGCCCAACTTATTTTTGTTCGGTGCCACTGAGGGAGGTCTTTTCGACTTCGATGCAACCCTGCCTCTTATGGCAGTCCAGGTTGTTCTCCTCACATTCATACTTAACGCTCTCTTCTTCAAGCCCGTTGGCAGGGTCGTGGAGGAAAGGGAGGGTTATGTCACGACCAGTCGAGCTGAGGCAAAGCAAAAGCTTGCTCAAGTTGAACGACTCGAGGCTGAACTCAAAGATCAACTAAAGCAAGCCAGACAGGCTGCGCAAAAGCTGATTGGTGATGCCGAGAAGGATTCCGACAAGCTTTATAGGGAGGCATTGGCTTTGGCTACTGCAGAAGCTAATGCTTCTAGAGAAAAGGCCCGCCGTGAAATTGATTCTCAAAGAGAATCTGCTCTAAATCAGTTGAAAGCTGATGCAGATCAGCTAGGGAAGCTGATTGTTGATCGTCTATTGGCAGCCAAATGACTTTCTATTCTTTTTTTGCTGCAGAAGGATTTGGACTGAATCTCAACCTTTTTGAGACCAACATCCTCAATTTGGCAGTTGTAATTTTTGGCCTATACAAGTTCCTTCCTAATTTCTTAGGAGGAATGTTGGAAAGACGCAGGAAGGCTATTTTGGTAGACCTTGAAGATGCAGAAGAGCGCCTTGCTACAGCAACAACATCTCTAGCGAAAGCTCAAAAGGATCTTGCCGCCGCTGAAGATAAGGCAATGCAGATAAGGAAGGATTGCAAAGCGCGTGCTGAGGCAATTCGACTTGAGAGTGAAAAACGTACTGTGGAGGAGATGGCTCGTATTAAGCAAGGTGCCGCTTCTGATTTAGATGCAGAGGCAGCACGTGTTAGCGCACAATTAAGGCGAGAAGCAGCGCGTCTTGCTATTGAGAAAGCTTTGGCTACTCTTCCGGGTAAATTAGATAAGAAGACAAAAGATAAATTGGTCAGTCAATCAATTAAGAATATGGGGGCGGTCTGATGCCACTACTTAATACAATTACAACTCCTTATGCTGAAGCCTTCTTGCAGATTGCTTCTAGCAGAGATGAAGTCGATCAAGTTGTTGATCAGGCAAAAGCAATCCTGGATCTTTGGGAAAACTCCCCAGAATTAAGCGAAGCAATGGCTTCCCCTGTATTGGAAGTAGAAGCTAAGAAAGCTGCTATTGAAAAGCTATTTGCTGACCAGGTCACCCCTTCTTTTTTGAATCTTCTTAAGTTACTTGCTGATCGTCAGCGGATTGGTCTTTTAGATTCTGTTTTACAACGTTTGCTCGAGTTGTATCGCCAACAGCGAAACATTGCTCTTGCAACTGTTACTACAGCTTCTGAAATTACTGACGAGCAAAAAACTGAACTGTTAAAGAAAGTCCAGTTGGTTGCAGGTACTGACAAGTTGGAGATCAACTTAAATGTTGACCCTGATTTAATTGGTGGTTTCGTTGTCAGTGTTGGATCAAAAGTTATCGATGCAAGCCTTGCAGGGCAAGTTCGACGACTTGGTCTTGCGCTTGCCAAGGTGAGCTAATCCCTCAAAGACCTAACTGCCTCATCCTCTCTCCTAAACCCTCTCAATTTCCTCGCTAGCTACTCATGGTTTCCATACGCCCCGACGAGATCAGCTCAATTCTCAAGCAGCAGATCGCTGATTATGACAAATCAGTTTCAGTGAGCAATGTTGGTACTGTCCTTCAGGTTGGTGACGGTATTGCACGTATTTATGGCCTTGAAAAGGCCATGGCAGGTGAACTGGTTGAGTTTGAGGACGGTACAGAGGGTATTGCTTTAAATCTGGAGGATGACAACGTAGGCGCGGTGTTAATGGGAGAAGGCCTTGGCATACAAGAGGGAAGCACAGTTAAGGCAACTGGCAAAATCGCCTCAGTCCCAGTTGGTGATGCAACTTTAGGGAGGGTAGTTAATCCTTTAGGGCAACCTGTAGATGGGAATGGAGATATTCCATCAACTGAGACAAGGCTTATTGAGTCAGTCGCTCCTGGAATCATTAAAAGAAAGTCGGTTCATGAGCCTATGCAAACCGGCATTACTTCTATTGATGCAATGATCCCTATTGGCAGGGGACAGCGTGAGTTAATTATTGGCGATCGCCAAACAGGTAAAACTGCAATTGCTCTTGACACAATTATCAACCAAAAAGGTCAGGATGTTGTTTGTGTTTATGTTGCTGTTGGGCAGAAGTCTGCTTCAGTAGCAAATGTTGTAGAAGTTTTAAGAGAGAAAGGAGCGCTTGATTACACAGTTGTTGTTAATGCAAGTGCCTCTGACCCTGCAGCCCTTCAATATTTGGCACCTTATACAGGAGCAGCCATTGCTGAGTACTTTATGTATAAGGGAAAAGCAACATTAGTTATTTATGATGATTTAACTAAACAAGCTCAGGCTTATAGACAGATGTCTCTTTTGCTTCGCCGTCCCCCGGGTCGTGAGGCATATCCAGGTGATGTTTTCTATTTGCATAGTCGTTTATTAGAAAGAGCGGCGAAACTCTCTGATGCAATGGGCAAGGGCTCTATGACTGCATTGCCTATAATCGAAACTCAGGCTGGAGACGTTTCAGCATATATTCCTACTAATGTAATTTCGATTACTGATGGTCAAATTTTCCTTAGCTCGGACCTTTTTAACTCTGGCTTAAGACCTGCTATTAACGTTGGTATTTCTGTTAGTCGAGTTGGCGGTGCAGCTCAAACTAAAGCCATTAAGAAGATCGCTGGCACTCTGAAGCTTGAACTAGCCCAATTTGACGAATTGGCGGCATTCTCTCAGTTTGCATCTGATCTTGACGAGGCAACTCAAAAACAACTTGGTCGAGGGAAGAGACTGAGAGAATTGCTTAAACAGCCACAATTTGACCCTTTGAATTTGGCTGAGCAGGTTGCGATTGTGTATGCAGGAGTGAAGGGCCTTATTGACGAAGTTCCAGAGGAAAAAGTTACTCAGTTTGCAAGAGAACTTAGAGATTATTTGAAAACAAATAGTTCAGACTTCATCTCAAAGATTCTCAGTGAGAAGGCCCTAAGTGAGGAA harbors:
- a CDS encoding F0F1 ATP synthase subunit B, which gives rise to MTFYSFFAAEGFGLNLNLFETNILNLAVVIFGLYKFLPNFLGGMLERRRKAILVDLEDAEERLATATTSLAKAQKDLAAAEDKAMQIRKDCKARAEAIRLESEKRTVEEMARIKQGAASDLDAEAARVSAQLRREAARLAIEKALATLPGKLDKKTKDKLVSQSIKNMGAV
- the atpA gene encoding F0F1 ATP synthase subunit alpha, translating into MVSIRPDEISSILKQQIADYDKSVSVSNVGTVLQVGDGIARIYGLEKAMAGELVEFEDGTEGIALNLEDDNVGAVLMGEGLGIQEGSTVKATGKIASVPVGDATLGRVVNPLGQPVDGNGDIPSTETRLIESVAPGIIKRKSVHEPMQTGITSIDAMIPIGRGQRELIIGDRQTGKTAIALDTIINQKGQDVVCVYVAVGQKSASVANVVEVLREKGALDYTVVVNASASDPAALQYLAPYTGAAIAEYFMYKGKATLVIYDDLTKQAQAYRQMSLLLRRPPGREAYPGDVFYLHSRLLERAAKLSDAMGKGSMTALPIIETQAGDVSAYIPTNVISITDGQIFLSSDLFNSGLRPAINVGISVSRVGGAAQTKAIKKIAGTLKLELAQFDELAAFSQFASDLDEATQKQLGRGKRLRELLKQPQFDPLNLAEQVAIVYAGVKGLIDEVPEEKVTQFARELRDYLKTNSSDFISKILSEKALSEESESTLKAAIEEVKSSMLATA
- a CDS encoding F0F1 ATP synthase subunit B', whose protein sequence is MPNLFLFGATEGGLFDFDATLPLMAVQVVLLTFILNALFFKPVGRVVEEREGYVTTSRAEAKQKLAQVERLEAELKDQLKQARQAAQKLIGDAEKDSDKLYREALALATAEANASREKARREIDSQRESALNQLKADADQLGKLIVDRLLAAK
- the atpH gene encoding ATP synthase F1 subunit delta — encoded protein: MPLLNTITTPYAEAFLQIASSRDEVDQVVDQAKAILDLWENSPELSEAMASPVLEVEAKKAAIEKLFADQVTPSFLNLLKLLADRQRIGLLDSVLQRLLELYRQQRNIALATVTTASEITDEQKTELLKKVQLVAGTDKLEINLNVDPDLIGGFVVSVGSKVIDASLAGQVRRLGLALAKVS